Proteins from a genomic interval of Helicoverpa armigera isolate CAAS_96S chromosome 9, ASM3070526v1, whole genome shotgun sequence:
- the LOC110372703 gene encoding fidgetin-like protein 1, with protein MFETVQIEGLFPEEENDNNLSTTNKSFYQQYKLSLASASNIASTAILNDIWNNNQEMLGDSATKHIHNSANFLLHNADTSNTKTWKSCLNNFDASCYFDRTSATCDQCNSGTKSSVNAFQKNKCTCDLGLVEATDKGPKQVSEHKGSLCLAHSQNSSQESRSGDDHRHVFKPKFGRPKHKNSKNFNQQTISSTPISEEVDFDKEEEENKAHKSNVSKIMFKTAKETLLASNPAAKRTLGTSRKAQAKFVSPMIGAQDKQETVTPGMLDERLKHIDPKMIELIESEIIDKGTPIGWDDIAGLHMAKSVIQEAVVWPLLRPDIFTGLRRPPKGILLFGPPGTGKTLIGKCVAAQCHATFFSISASSLTSKWIGDGEKMVRALFAVARCHQPAVIFIDEIDSLLTQRSDTEHEATRRIKTEFLVQFDGAATGEEDRLLIVGATNRPQELDEAARRRLVKRLYIPLPDAGAREQIIANLLENENNDLTPQHISEIANLTDGYSGADMKSLCSEAAMGPIRSVPLSQIVSISRHKVRPVCVQDFVNALQRVKPSVSQDDLGQYVRWNTTYGQGF; from the exons ATGTTTGAAACTGTACAAATAGAAGGTCTATTTCCCGAAGAGGAAAATGATAACAATTTGTCTACTACTAATAAATCTTTTTATCAACAGTACAAACTTTCGCTAGCAAG TGCGTCGAATATAGCATCTACAGCAATACTGAACGACatttggaataacaatcaagagATGTTAGGAGATAGTGCTACAAAGCACATTCATAATTCGGCTAACTTTTTGCTACATAATGCTGACACAAGCAACACGAAAACATGGAAAAGTTGTTTAAA CAATTTCGATGCATCATGTTATTTTGATCGGACTTCAGCTACCTGTGACCAATGTAATTCTGGAACAAAATCTTCTGTAAATGCTttccaaaaaaacaaatgcacctGTGATCTGGGTTTAGTGGAAGCCACTGATAAAGGTCCCAAACAAGTCTCAGAGCACAAGGGGTCTTTGTGCTTAGCACATTCTCAGAATTCAAGTCAAGAATCAAGATCTGGGGATGATCACAGACATGTCTTTAAACCAAAGTTTGGGCGACCAAagcataaaaatagtaaaaacttTAACCAACAAACAATATCCAGTACTCCTATATCTGAGGAAGTAGATTTTGACAAAgaggaagaagaaaacaaagCTCATAAGAGCAATGTGTCCAAGATCATGTTTAAGACAGCTAAGGAAACTCTTCTTGCTTCTAATCCTGCAGCTAAGAGAACATTGGGTACATCAAGGAAAGCTCAGGCTAAGTTTGTGTCTCCTATGATTGGAGCTCA AGATAAACAGGAGACTGTTACGCCTGGAATGCTAGATGAGAGACTCAAACATATTGATCCTAAAATGATTGAGTTGATTGAAAGTGAGATTATTGATAAGGGAACACCCATTG GTTGGGATGACATAGCAGGTCTGCACATGGCTAAATCAGTGATACAAGAAGCAGTGGTGTGGCCCCTACTCCGACCCGACATATTCACTGGCCTGAGACGGCCACCTAAGGGAATTCTTTTGTTTGGACCACCTGGCACTGGAAAAACTTTAATTG GTAAATGTGTGGCGGCACAATGCCACGCCACCTTCTTCAGTATATCGGCGTCGTCGCTCACGTCCAAATGGATCGGCGACGGAGAGAAGATGGTACGCGCGCTCTTTGCTGTCGCCAGATGTCACCAGCCTGCT GTGATTTTCATAGATGAGATAGATTCTCTGCTAACTCAGCGTAGCGACACTGAGCATGAAGCCACTAGGAGAATAAAGACAGAGTTCTTAGTGCAGTTCGACGGCGCAGCTACtg GAGAGGAAGATCGTCTCCTGATAGTCGGCGCGACTAACAGGCCTCAAGAGTTGGATGAGGCAGCGCGCAGGCGCCTCGTCAAGCGGCTCTACATACCACTGCCTGACGCTGGT GCTCGCGAACAAATAATAGCGAACCTTCTAGAAAACGAAAACAATGATTTAACACCGCAACATATATCGGAGATCGCGAACTTAACGGACGGTTACTCTGGCGCCGACATGAAGTCTCTCTGCTCGGAGGCCGCGATGGGACCCATTCGCTCCGTGCCTCTCTCGCAAATCGTTAGCATTAGTAGGCATAag GTGCGCCCAGTGTGTGTTCAAGATTTTGTAAATGCGTTACAAAGGGTGAAGCCTAGCGTGTCTCAAGATGACCTAGGACAATATGTTCGGTGGAATACAACCTACGGCCAAGGATTTTAa
- the LOC110372704 gene encoding josephin-2, with product MSSKQTIYHEKQVKELCALHALNNLFQMRATYSKSELDAICSRLSPNVWINPHRSMLGLGNYDINVIMAALQKKGCEAVWFDKRKDPGCLDLSNICGFILNVPSDYKLGFVMLPLRRRHWITIRQIQGNFYNLDSKLETPQLIGRSSDLIAYLKEQLDSKEKELFVVVSKEVEEKQLWMHQYTVQNSKQCPQSTGTLPADNQCDSPEDSVSSLSHYDYRNRDAECVRVTDVRNCVGSGENNFNV from the exons ATGAGTTCgaaacaaacaatttatcatGAAAAACAGGTTAAAGAGTTGTGCGCTTTACACGCACTTAACAATTTATTCcag ATGCGCGCAACATATTCAAAGTCTGAGTTAGATGCAATATGCAGCAGGCTGTCCCCCAATGTGTGGATCAATCCACACCGGTCCATGCTGGGGCTGGGCAACTATGACATCAATGTGATAATGGCAGCTCTACAGAAGAAGGGCTGTGAGGCTGTCTGGTTTGATAAGAGGAA GGACCCAGGTTGTTTGGATTTGTCAAACATCTGTGGTTTCATACTGAATGTGCCATCAGATTATAAACTGGGGTTTGTAATGTTACCACTGCGCCGACGACACTGGATCACCATTCGGCAAATACAGGGCAACTTCTACAACCTTGACTCTAAGCTTGAAACACCACAGTTAATTGGAagg AGCAGTGATCTAATAGCATACCTAAAAGAGCAGCTTGATAGCAAAGAAAAGGAATTGTTTGTAGTAGTAAGCAAAGAGGTAGAGGAGAAGCAGCTATGGATGCACCAGTACACGGTACAGAACAGCAAGCAGTGTCCACAGAGCACAGGCACGTTGCCGGCTGACAACCAGTGCGACAGTCCCGAGGACAGTGTGTCCTCCCTCTCACACTACGACTACAGAAACCGAGACGCAGAGTGCGTCAGAGTGACAGATGTGAGGAATTGTGTTGGCAGtggagaaaataattttaatgtgtga
- the LOC110372687 gene encoding DNA polymerase eta produces the protein MEQENRVVVLIDMDCFYCQVEEKLNPELAGKPIAVVQYNPWKGGGIIAVNYVARDRGVTRHMRGDEAKAKCPDIELPSVPCFRGKADISKYREAGKEVARVLQKFTPLLERASIDEAYLDITAPVQERMKSLNVNTVHTGMIPNTFALGYECVEEFLADVHSCGTENIEFDYEHAKRLLVGAVIVSEIRAAVYEETGYRCSAGIAHNKILAKLVCGMNKPNKQTVLPKHSVNILYSTLPLKKVKHLGGKFGYTVCEMLGIHKMGELQKFTEKDLQSRFDEKNGTWLYNIARGIDLEPVQARFNPKSIGCCKQFRGKAALLTLDSLQKWLKDLGDEIDDRLEKDALENNRTPKQMVVSFSIQVPKGKDTSSSRSYNFTADDDLCSEFFSSKALELILESSEGIKVQECDGNRRLKSPIKFLGISVGKFEDNTEVKKTKKILDYFCAGSSKDVSVSDKPKDSMQTTIRKQENTITEQPLVNNKTDTKNNGKQYIMQKFLQVCDKSQMNQTQPEQPKQNNNSTTNTNEIVYESSLDKQESFFAKILQNSKDPISRIKQSDVDIQKVRPTTPVCDVIACGEDSNETYCSGSTIENEINNSVALFEDDPKDVARLTNIRELLSSSRKMHEAGSDNSEPDRNASEIVRSSPQKNDRPHVGIVDCPECGKTISIDMVAEHSDYHLALKLRDEERQEVRNEIKVKKNEMKVKQNDENKKKKQPEVQNKNECMSSIASFLVKIDDNIPTENCSECGKKVPLERFGEHLDFHEAQKLSRELNKKTSPVFSGNSVKRKRKSTSPVKKIKKPCRPIESFFR, from the exons ATGGAGCAAGAGAATCGTGTTGTAGTGCTCATAGATATGGACTGTTTTTACTGCCAAGTGGAAGAAAAACTTAATCCTGAGTTAGCTGGGAAACCTATCGCTGTAGTGCAATATAATCCTTGGAAAGGCGGCGG GATCATTGCTGTTAACTACGTTGCAAGAGACCGGGGCGTTACGCGCCATATGAGAGGAGACGAGGCGAAGGCTAAGTGTCCAGACATAGAGCTGCCTTCAGTACCTTGTTTTAGAGGCAAAGCAGACATTTCCAA ATATAGAGAGGCAGGCAAAGAAGTAGCGAGAGTGCTGCAAAAGTTCACCCCACTGCTGGAAAGAGCTTCTATAGATGAAGCTTATTTGGATATCACTGCACCT GTGCAAGAAAGAATGAAAAGTCTCAATGTAAACACGGTTCACACAGGCATGATACCCAACACCTTTGCCTTAGGGTACGAGTGTGTTGAAGAGTTTCTGGCTGACGTTCACTCATGTGGCACTGAGAATATCGAGTTTGATTATGAACATGCAAAGAGGTTGCTTGTAGGCGCTGTGATAGTCAGCGAGATCAGAGCTGCTGTTTATGAAGAAACTG GTTACAGGTGTTCAGCAGGCATAGCACATAACAAAATTCTAGCTAAACTGGTGTGTGGCATGAACAAGCCCAACAAACAGACTGTATTACCAAAGCATTCTGTTAATATACTTTACAG CACACTACCATTGAAAAAAGTGAAGCACCTTGGTGGAAAATTTGGGTACACAGTTTGTGAAATGTTAGGAATCCATAAAATGGGTGAGCTACAAAAGTTTACTGAAAAGGACCTACAATCAagatttgatgaaaaaaatgg AACTTGGCTCTACAACATTGCTCGTGGAATAGACCTGGAACCTGTACAAGCAAGATTTAACCCCAAGAGCATTGGGTGCTGTAAGCAGTTCCGTGGCAAGGCTGCTCTCCTTACCCTAGACAGCTTACAGAAGTGGCTCAAAGATCTGGGTGATGAAATAGATGACAGACTGGAGAAGGATGCATTGGAAAACAATAGAACACCAAAACAAATGGTGGTTAGTTTCTCCATTCAGGTGCCAAAAGGCAAAGATACCAGCAGTTCTAGATCATACAATTTTACTGCTGATGATGATCTATGCTCAGAGTTCTTTTCAAGCAAAGCTTTAGAACTTATTCTGGAGAGTTCTGAAGGTATCAAAGTACAGG AATGTGATGGTAACAGAAGATTGAAATCGCCAATCAAATTCCTAGGCATAAGTGTTGGTAAGTTTGAAGATAATACAGAAGTGAAGAAAACTAAGAaaatattagattatttttGTGCTGGATCATCTAAAGATGTTTCAGTTTCTGATAAGCCTAAAGATAGTATGCAGACCACAATAAGAAAGCAAGAAAACACTATCACTGAACAGCcccttgtaaataataaaactgatacAAAGAATAATGGCAAACAATACATTATGCAGAAGTTTTTACAAGTATGTGATAAATCGCAAATGAACCAAACTCAACCAGAACAACCTAAACAGAATAACAATTCAACCACTAATACTAATGAAATAGTTTATGAATCTAGTTTAGATAAACAAGAGTCATTTTTTGCTAAGATATTGCAAAACAGCAAGGATCCCATAAGCAGAATAAAGCAATCGGATGTGGACATACAAAAAGTACGGCCGACGACGCCCGTCTGTGACGTGATCGCGTGTGGGGAAGATAGCAATGAGACATATTGTTCAGGTTCAACAATAGAAAACGAAATAAACAACAGTGTGGCGTTGTTTGAAGACGATCCTAAAGACGTCGCCCGACTTACAAATATCAGAGAGTTACTAAGCAGCTCTAGAAAAATGCATGAAGCTGGTTCTGATAATTCAGAACCTGATCGAAATGCCAGTGAAATAGTACGCTCTTCGCCACAGAAGAATGATAGACCGCATGTTGGTATTGTCGATTGTCCTGAGTGTGGGAAAACAATATCAATTGATATGGTCGCGGAACATTCCGATTACCACCTCGCCTTGAAGCTAAGAGATGAGGAAAGACAAGAAGTTCGAAATGAAATAAAggtaaagaaaaatgaaatgaaagttaaacaaaatgacgaaaacaaaaagaaaaagcaaCCTGaggtacaaaacaaaaatgaatgcATGTCATCAATTGCCAGCTTTTTAGTAAAAATCGACGATAATATCCCTACAGAGAACTGCTCAGAATGTGGTAAAAAAGTTCCACTTGAAAGATTTGGAGAACATTTAGATTTCCATGAAGCACAAAAGCTAAGCAGAGAACTGAATAAGAAAACAAGTCCTGTGTTCTCTGGGAACAGTGTAAAACGAAAGCGGAAGTCTACTTCACCAGTGAAGAAGATTAAAAAGCCCTGTAGACCTATTGAGTCTTtctttagataa
- the LOC110372688 gene encoding large ribosomal subunit protein uL16 produces MGRRPARCYRYCKNKPYPKSRFCRGVPDPKIRIFDLGKKKAAVDDFPLCVHLVSDEYEQLSSEALEAGRICCNKYLVKNCGKDQFHIRMRLHPFHVIRINKMLSCAGADRLQTGMRGAFGKPQGTVARVRIGQPIMSVRSSDRWKAQVIEALRRAKFKFPGRQKIYVSKKWGFTKYEREEFEKLREDGRLANDGCNVKYRPEHGPLDAWRKIQNEIYSV; encoded by the exons ATGGGGCGCCGACCAGCGAGATG CTATCGGTACTGTAAAAACAAGCCGTACCCTAAGTCGCGGTTCTGTCGTGGTGTGCCCGACCCCAAGATCCGTATCTTCGACTTGGGTAAGAAGAAGGCTGCCGTGGACGACTTCCCGCTATGCGTCCACCTTGTGTCCGACGAGTACGAGCAGCTTAGCTCTGAGGCTCTGGAAGCAGGCCGTATTTGCTGCAACAAGTACCTCGTGAAGAACTGCGGCAAGGACCAGTTCCACATCCGCATGAGGTTGCATCCATTCCATGTTATCCGCATCAACAAAATGTTATCGTGCGCTGGAGCTGATAG GCTCCAGACTGGGATGCGTGGTGCTTTCGGCAAACCCCAAGGTACCGTAGCGCGTGTGCGCATCGGACAGCCCATCATGTCCGTGCGCTCCAGCGACCGTTGGAAGGCGCAGGTCATCGAGGCTCTGCGTCGTGCCAAGTTCAAGTTCCCTGGTCGCCAGAAG ATCTATGTCTCCAAGAAGTGGGGCTTCACCAAGTACGAGCGTGAGGAGTTCGAGAAGCTGCGTGAGGACGGCCGTCTCGCTAACGACGGCTGCAACGTCAAGTACCGCCCCGAGCACGGACCCCTTGACGCCTGGAGGAAGATCCAGAATGAGATCTACAGTGTGTAA